CTCCGTTAGttttatttactattttctttattatgtcatttttatgttcatgactcttattgattttaatttctacttaatgcaattttgatgtttctttatttattaatgtttatttgagttgttattattgttttcttgcatttggtagttttagattttattatttcttgcaattttaccatgcttttcttttatgccttccaagtgtttgataaaatgcttgattgggttttagagtagatttttgtaTTCTTGACTTGGGATTAGtaatttggagactcttgaattaTCTAAAtctcttgttgattggtaattgaagGTTGCTAATTGGCTTGAatttcactaaatctagtctttcactaggagttgactaggacttgtgaactcaagttaattgtattcacttgactttccttcatttgttagaggttaactaagtgaaagcaaTTTACACTtatcatcacaattgatgatgataatgaggataggaattccaattcttAACCCTTGTTAAGACCTTTCTTTGTTGTagctttactttcttgttatttacattttttatctttcattcaaaaccccaaaaatacttttccataaccaataatatgcacACTTCTCTATAATTCCTTGaaagacgacccgatgtttaaatactctcagtttttattggtttggttaagtgacaaacaaattaaactttgattgatggTTGTTTGTCGGTTTAGatctatacttcgacgagatttattttgtgaaaattctataCCGACAATTTTCCTACTCTTTGAGAGCTTGTTCCTTGAAGTCCAGTTGTAAACCGATCCCTTCACCGATCGAAGAACAAGGAACATCTATGATCTGGAATGAGATAAGCCAAAAGACTTTTTCCACACTAAATTAGCGTCTCGACAGAAAAATTGACCGTGCATGAATGATTCTAGAACTGACTTGCAGATTGGACAAGTTGCCAGAATGGATGAGAACTGCTGGTGGATGAGAAGTAGAACAAGAAACTTaccataaaggatttttcaccCAAAGAGCAAAATAATGTAAGAGATTTTCATCTTCCATAAATGGCTCCAAACTGGTCTCTATTGCATGAAGTTCTGACAATATTCAATGGTGGTATGGTAAAATTGGTAAGTACATAGTTGTCAAAACCGAATCAGTAATCGAACCGGTAAGGTTACTGGGTCATTGGTTACTGGTTCAATCAATGAGTCACTAGTTGAACCGGTGGGTCACTGGTCGAACCGATTAACccgatataattaaataattatataaaatttaattattttttttattataagtacttttattttgtttttataaaaataattatcattttcattttcaacttttaatactttattaattagtttatatttattgtattattatattattataggtGAAAACTCATATAcagttatttttatgtgaagttgatatttaagaACCATTagatgatttgaaaattttgactaaATATCTTCTAACAATTTTCAACTATTAACTTCATATAAAGATAAGTACATGTGAGTCTTtacctattattatatatgatagAGTATTACCGTCGACTTAGAATTTTCTTCTTGGTTAGAGGAAATaacttcgttgcaagtatagttccaaaccgaCAAGAAACActtaatcaaagtttaattttggttgtcacaagtccaacccaataaaaataaccgagagtattagtctcgGGTCGTTCTTCCTAGGAATTGCTatcactactagaaaactagttTTTACATACGGATATTTCCGACGAATTTTATCCCACGGAAATACAAACGGAATTTCAAAAGGATTTTttgtcgaaaaacaaaaaaatgaattagcataaattataGACGGAAAAGAAAATCCGTCGATAATTCTGTcggaaaaattaattatttttcgtGAAAAATGattacagacaaaaaattcgtctgtaattaaatgaacaaaaatgctacattttattaaattattacaaacagaaaaatccgtctgtaatttaaaattttccatCGAAAATAATAAGCTAAACCTACCATTGCCCGAGCTCTATTCACAGCACACAAATCAAAGGAAATAAACACTAAACTTCTAATATGTGTGTAATTAAACTTCTAATGTGTTTGAAATAACAAACCCTAATTTCAATCCCAAATATCCAGATCGATCGAATTCCATGGCAAACCCTTCCTCATTTTCCTCCTCCCCGTCTCAATTCACCTACTCCTCCTCCGATCCCTCTTACTTCCCCACCCCCTTTCACCTTCAACAACCGCCTTACGCCCCTCCCCTTCGTCCCCATCC
The genomic region above belongs to Arachis duranensis cultivar V14167 chromosome 3, aradu.V14167.gnm2.J7QH, whole genome shotgun sequence and contains:
- the LOC127745560 gene encoding uncharacterized protein LOC127745560, with amino-acid sequence MAPNWSLLHEVLTIFNGGMVKLIDRIPWQTLPHFPPPRLNSPTPPPIPLTSPPPFTFNNRLTPLPFVPILPPSHHYQFQYNAQQLFQHDAQTITPEALEIVKDAIASSDVDHKTDTKRKAVARRAVG